The genome window TGAGCGGGAGGGCAAGTACAGCCTGGCCTGAGGGTGTGGGCTTGGACAAATATCCCTCATCCGGCAATGGTAGTATTTAGATACCAGGCTCGAGGGCATTTTGAAAGCCTAAAGCAGTGTTTCGGGAATCCCAAAAAAGTGGAGGTTCCGAGTGGCCTTCGCTATACCTCGAAACCCAGCCTGGAAATCTAACTCGGAACGCGATTGGAGGGCAAAATGAACGTCTACAAGCTGGTTGGTCGTCAAATTGAGATTACTGAGGCCCTCAAGAACTACCTGGATAAGAAGATGGCCCGCCTAGACCGCTACTTCGATAACAACGTTGAAGCCAAAGTTGTGCTCTCGATGGCCCAGGGGGCACGCATCGAGCGTAAGGCCAAGGCGGAGATTCAGGTCAATGTGCCGGGGGGTATTGTACGCGTAGAGGAGTCCGATCCTGATATGTACGCGGCTATAGATCGCTCGATTGACCGCCTCGAGTACCAGCTCAAGCGCTACAAGGAGCGTCACTTCCAGCGCGAGCGTCACGCAGTGCCAGAGGCAGTGCTGGCCGGGAGCGCCCAGACCGAGGCTGAAGAAGAGGCCGAACCTCGCATCGTGCGCACCAAACGCTTTCACATGAAGCCCATGACCCCAGAAGATGCTGCTTTCGAGATGGAAGCCCTGGGGCACGACTTCTTCGTGTTCCGCAACTCCGATACCGATCAAATCAACGTGATTTATCGGCGCCGTGATGGCAATTACGGCCTAATCGAGCCCACCGCCTAAACAGGCCCCACCCCGCTGTGGCGGGCATACAGCCAGCATGCGCATTCTGGTTACGTCGCTCAAAGGCGGGGTGGGCAAAACCACCACAGCCATACACCTCGCCGCGTTTTTGCAGCTTCATGGCTCCACGCTGCTGATTGACGCTGACCCTGCCGAAGGTGCCCTGGTCTGGGCCCGCCAGGGGCCCGGACTGCCTTTTGAGGTAGCCGGCCCGGAGGAGGCCCGGCCCAAGCGGTTTGAGCACGTAGTGATTGATACGGCGGGGCATGCCAAAGCTAAGGTGCTGCGCGAATATGCAAACAAGGCTGACCTGGTGATCGTTCCCACCTCGCCGGGGCTGCTTTCCCTGGTCAGCCTGGAGCAGTTCGAGCAAGCTCTGGAGGGCCTGCCCTTGAAGGCCCTGGTTACCTTGGTTCCACCCTTTCCCTCACTGGACGGAGTACGCACCCTTGCTTACTTGAAGGCCCAAAAAATATCCCACTTCAAACACGTTATACATCGCCGGGCGGCCTACGAAAAGGCGGTGTTGGCAGGCACTTTGGTGCAAAACGTCCCAGACCCACGGGCTGCGCGGGCCTGGGAAGAGTATGTGCTGGTGGGACGAGAGCTGCTCAAAAGGTAGTGCAGCTTCATCGTTGGCGCTGAACCACCGATGCTCAAGGTGTCCGATCGCTAATCTACCGCCTGGACTACCCGCGCAACCCGCTCGAGCGCTTCTTGTACGAGCTGGCGGCTGGTCGCAAAGTTTAGACGCAGCCAGCCCTGGTACTGTGGCCCGAACATCTTGCCGTCGTTGAGACCCACTTTGGCCCGCTCGAGCATGACCCTATGAATCTCCTGGGCAAAAGGGGTTTTGGAGAAGTCGAGCCAGGCCAGGTAGGTGCCTTGCGGGGGCCGGTAGCCCACCTGGGGTAGGTGCTGCTGCATGAACTGGGTGATGAAGTCGCGGTTGCCTTTCAGGTAGGCCCGCACCTCCTGTAGCCAGTCCTGGGCGTGCTCGAGCGCGGCTCGCCAGGCAGCCATGGCGAGCACGTTGGGGTGGCCCCCAAGGCCTTTGCTGACCTGGGCCATGGCGCTCAAGATCTGCTTGTTGTGGCTGATGGCTACCCCGCCGCCCAGCCCGGCAGTGTTGTACGACTTACAAGGCCCGGTGAGGGTCACGGTGCGCTGGGCAATCTCGGGGCTTAAAGAGGCAATGGGGATGTGCTGGCCCTCGTAAATCAGGTCGGCCCAGAGTTCGTCGGACATCACCCACAGGCGGTGGCGCAGAGCGAATTCAGCCAGCTGTTCTAGCTCGTCGCGCCGGAAGACCCGCCCGGTGGGGTTCTGGGGGTTGCACAGCAGCAACAGCCGGGTGCGAGGGGTTACCAGGCGCTCGAGCTGTTCAAAATCGATCTCCCAACTGCTGGGGGTGGGTAGCAGCGGATTGTACCGGGCCACGCGATGATGCTCACTGAGCGCGTTAAGAAAGGGATGATAGACCGGCACCTGGGTAATCACCTCATCGCCGGGGCTGCTCAGGGCCAGCACGCTGGCGTAGATGGCCGGCACAACGGAGGTGGTGAGCAGCAGGTTTTCGGGGGTAAGACCTTCCAGGCCGTACCTGCTTTGCTGCTGAATAATGCGCTCCAGCAGCAGCTTATCCCCTTTCATCTGGGGGTAGCCCACCCGCTCCTGCAGCCGTTCCACAATAGCCTGGGCGATGGCCGGGCTGATGGGGAAGTCCATGTCGGCTACCCACATGGGCAGTACATCCTCGGGATAAAAGTGCCATTTGCCGCTGTAGCCGTAGGGGTCGCGCAGGGTGCGGGGCGATAACTCGTCGAGTTGCATGGCTATAGCTTATAGCTCCGGCTTGGTGGGGTGAGCAGGGATAATTATGTCTTCCATTTCTTCTTCCAGCATGACCCGGTTACGCCCGCTGGCCTTGGCCCGGTACATGGCCTCGTCGGCGCGGCTTAGCAGGGCAGCGATGGTGTCACCCTGGCGATAGCAAGCCACCCCAAGGCTTAACGTAACCGGTACACCCGATATGGGATTTTCGCGGATGGCCTCGAGCAAGCGTTGTGCCAACAGATGAGCTTGGTGAAGGTCGGTCTCGGGAGCAAGGATTAGAAATTCTTCACCGCCCCATCGGGCCAGACTATCGCTCTCGCGCAGGTGCTGTGCCAGCCTACTGGACACTTCCCGCAAGACCTGGTCGCCTACCGAGTGGCCGTAGGTGTCGTTTACTTGTTTGAAGTGGTCGATGTCGGCCAGCAGGAGCGCAAATGGGCGGTTGTAGCGACGAGCCCGATCCAGCTCGCCTTCCAGTCTTTGCTGCATGGCCCGGCGGTTGGTTAGATTGGTCAGGGCGTCGGTGTGGGCCATCTGGTGCATCTGAGCGTAGTGTCGGCGCAGGTAGGCAAACATATACAGCAAGGCCAGGTAAGCGATATTGGAAAGTGTGAACTGTAGGGCGGTATTGATAGACGACACATTAAGAGACGGGCTCATGAGCAAGCCAACGCCCCCCGCCAGCAGCCCCGAAGCCAGGTATATGAGCGAAAATCGCAGGGCCTGCCTTCGGTTGAGCAGATTAAAGGCCATTAGATAGACCATTGGAAACCACAGGGCGGCGGGAGTAATTCCATCGCGCTGGTGCAGCTTATAGCCTGTTTCATAAAAAAGGCTGAAAACTTCATAGGCTGCAATCATGAAGAGGGCAGTTTGCCAGACCCGCCGGATGCCCTGTGGATTGCGCCAGAGGTAGATTTCCAGCAAGATAAACCCTGCGGCCATTGGCAGAAGCAAATACTGATCGGGCAATGACAGCTTACCCGCTATTGCCGAGAGTCCCCAGGCAGCCAGGGCAGCCAGGGCCCCGAGCGGCAGCAACCACAGGCTGATGCGGACTCGCAGACCCTCGAGGGGATCGGCAACTTCAATGGTGGCGTATGGGTCGGGCGTGTAGCGGGGCGGCATAACAATTTTCTAGTCAATCTAACACCAATACTGGAGTTTTTGAGTTTATTTCAGCGCAACCAACGAAAGTTTCTTGAAACGTACAAGAACGCTAGCCCAATTATCACCGGGCACAAATGTCATTCCCGGCCGGACGGCGCCCTTTGGGGCGAGCAGTTGGCTCGAGCCCAGTTTAGCGGCCTTTGCCCACCCTGGTCGAGCCTGGCGGGCTTTTGATAGGCTTTGATCCGAGATGTTGAAGTTGGAGTCGGACTGGTGGAGGATGGGCCTGCGGGTGGCTGGCGTGGACGAAGCCGGACGCGGGGCATTGGCCGGGCCGGTGGTGGCCGCAGCAGTGATCCTGCCCCCACCGAAAGGCCAGGCCCAGTACCCCTTCTACGACTCCAAAATCCTTACCCCTAAGGCGCGTAACCGCCTGGAAGCACA of Meiothermus sp. contains these proteins:
- the hpf gene encoding ribosome hibernation-promoting factor, HPF/YfiA family codes for the protein MNVYKLVGRQIEITEALKNYLDKKMARLDRYFDNNVEAKVVLSMAQGARIERKAKAEIQVNVPGGIVRVEESDPDMYAAIDRSIDRLEYQLKRYKERHFQRERHAVPEAVLAGSAQTEAEEEAEPRIVRTKRFHMKPMTPEDAAFEMEALGHDFFVFRNSDTDQINVIYRRRDGNYGLIEPTA
- a CDS encoding GGDEF domain-containing protein; protein product: MPPRYTPDPYATIEVADPLEGLRVRISLWLLPLGALAALAAWGLSAIAGKLSLPDQYLLLPMAAGFILLEIYLWRNPQGIRRVWQTALFMIAAYEVFSLFYETGYKLHQRDGITPAALWFPMVYLMAFNLLNRRQALRFSLIYLASGLLAGGVGLLMSPSLNVSSINTALQFTLSNIAYLALLYMFAYLRRHYAQMHQMAHTDALTNLTNRRAMQQRLEGELDRARRYNRPFALLLADIDHFKQVNDTYGHSVGDQVLREVSSRLAQHLRESDSLARWGGEEFLILAPETDLHQAHLLAQRLLEAIRENPISGVPVTLSLGVACYRQGDTIAALLSRADEAMYRAKASGRNRVMLEEEMEDIIIPAHPTKPEL
- a CDS encoding MalY/PatB family protein, which produces MQLDELSPRTLRDPYGYSGKWHFYPEDVLPMWVADMDFPISPAIAQAIVERLQERVGYPQMKGDKLLLERIIQQQSRYGLEGLTPENLLLTTSVVPAIYASVLALSSPGDEVITQVPVYHPFLNALSEHHRVARYNPLLPTPSSWEIDFEQLERLVTPRTRLLLLCNPQNPTGRVFRRDELEQLAEFALRHRLWVMSDELWADLIYEGQHIPIASLSPEIAQRTVTLTGPCKSYNTAGLGGGVAISHNKQILSAMAQVSKGLGGHPNVLAMAAWRAALEHAQDWLQEVRAYLKGNRDFITQFMQQHLPQVGYRPPQGTYLAWLDFSKTPFAQEIHRVMLERAKVGLNDGKMFGPQYQGWLRLNFATSRQLVQEALERVARVVQAVD
- a CDS encoding ParA family protein encodes the protein MRILVTSLKGGVGKTTTAIHLAAFLQLHGSTLLIDADPAEGALVWARQGPGLPFEVAGPEEARPKRFEHVVIDTAGHAKAKVLREYANKADLVIVPTSPGLLSLVSLEQFEQALEGLPLKALVTLVPPFPSLDGVRTLAYLKAQKISHFKHVIHRRAAYEKAVLAGTLVQNVPDPRAARAWEEYVLVGRELLKR